The following proteins are co-located in the Echinicola sp. 20G genome:
- the bshC gene encoding bacillithiol biosynthesis cysteine-adding enzyme BshC translates to MMKSTIEPECTGQFSPLFIDYIQKKTDLKPFYHQYPSLENFKAVIEKRNFGKDKRKVLKEALHQQYEGFELSEATTKNLDSLEEANTFTVTTGHQLNLFTGPLYFIYKIVSTINLARQLQEAYPDYRFVPVYWMASEDHDFEEINHFSYEGKKYSWETNQKGAVGDFELDGSMDDFIKEITFAPDFFKQAYREQKTLADAVRYYVNHLFGEKGLVIVDGHDTSLKGLFKEVIKDDLLTNSANELVNKQTERLEELGYKSQIFPREINFFYLDKGIRSRIVKNGSVYEVLDTGKQFSEQEMLALVESSPEIFSPNVVLRPLYQEYILPNIAYLGGPAEVAYWLQLKLVFDHYQTDYPMVMPRNFAMIKGKNASRKAEALGLSNKQLFVPYESWKKEYVKNNAQSDLSLEKEKEALSAIFEEMGMAAAEVDPTLKNSAEAAKTRALKVIEHFGKKLRRGEERNLETDLQRMKSLKEILFPGGTPQERKSNFLEFYLKDEQFIEKLYTHFDPLDFNYIILEENG, encoded by the coding sequence ATGATGAAATCCACCATTGAGCCGGAGTGTACCGGGCAATTTTCACCTTTGTTTATCGATTACATCCAAAAGAAAACCGATTTAAAGCCTTTCTATCATCAGTATCCATCTTTGGAAAATTTTAAGGCTGTAATTGAAAAAAGGAATTTTGGTAAGGACAAAAGAAAGGTGTTGAAGGAAGCTTTGCATCAGCAATATGAAGGTTTTGAATTAAGCGAGGCTACTACCAAGAATTTGGATAGCCTTGAAGAGGCAAATACTTTTACCGTGACGACCGGTCACCAGTTGAATCTTTTTACGGGCCCATTATACTTCATCTACAAAATCGTTTCGACAATCAATTTGGCCAGGCAACTGCAGGAAGCCTATCCAGATTACCGTTTTGTGCCCGTGTATTGGATGGCTTCTGAGGATCATGATTTTGAGGAAATCAACCATTTTAGTTATGAGGGTAAAAAATACAGTTGGGAAACTAATCAGAAAGGAGCAGTAGGTGATTTTGAACTGGACGGTAGCATGGACGACTTTATCAAGGAGATCACTTTTGCTCCTGATTTTTTTAAGCAAGCTTACCGGGAGCAAAAAACTTTAGCAGATGCAGTAAGGTACTATGTGAACCATTTATTTGGAGAGAAGGGCTTGGTGATTGTGGATGGGCATGATACCAGTTTAAAAGGACTTTTTAAGGAGGTAATCAAAGATGACCTACTTACCAACAGTGCCAATGAATTGGTCAATAAGCAAACAGAGAGGCTTGAAGAATTGGGCTATAAGAGCCAAATTTTCCCAAGGGAGATTAACTTTTTCTATTTGGACAAAGGGATCCGTTCGCGGATTGTCAAGAATGGATCAGTATATGAGGTTCTGGATACGGGCAAGCAATTTTCAGAGCAGGAAATGCTGGCTCTTGTAGAAAGTAGCCCAGAAATATTCAGCCCAAATGTGGTGCTGAGGCCACTTTATCAGGAATATATTTTACCGAATATTGCCTATTTGGGTGGCCCCGCAGAAGTAGCTTACTGGTTGCAGCTGAAATTGGTTTTTGATCATTACCAGACAGACTACCCAATGGTTATGCCCAGAAACTTTGCCATGATCAAAGGAAAGAATGCCTCTCGTAAAGCAGAAGCGCTGGGCTTGAGCAATAAACAACTATTTGTTCCTTATGAAAGTTGGAAGAAGGAATATGTGAAGAATAATGCCCAGTCCGACCTAAGTCTGGAAAAAGAAAAAGAAGCCTTATCTGCAATTTTCGAAGAAATGGGGATGGCAGCTGCTGAAGTGGATCCTACCTTGAAAAACTCAGCAGAAGCAGCTAAAACAAGAGCTTTGAAGGTCATAGAGCATTTTGGGAAGAAACTGAGACGGGGTGAGGAAAGAAATTTGGAAACGGATCTTCAAAGGATGAAGTCCTTAAAAGAAATCCTTTTTCCCGGAGGAACGCCACAAGAACGAAAAAGCAACTTTTTGGAGTTTTACCTTAAAGATGAGCAGTTTATTGAAAAGCTCTATACTCACTTCGACCCATTGGATTTCAATTACATCATACTAGAGGAAAATGGATGA
- a CDS encoding 5-formyltetrahydrofolate cyclo-ligase, producing MDEKARLRNLYKAKRKALGAEKMAEQSKKIKDELMRFLESHGQFKHFHIFLPIARLNEIDTFPIVEALLSAGNRVYTSVTDFLTGELKTVEVDTNTTYSVDKWGIPVPSSPVEVSPEKIEVVLIPLLAYDLDGNRIGYGKGFYDRFLSGLKPEVFKVGLSYFVPEVSIPVEEHDICMNICILPSGIIEFN from the coding sequence ATGGATGAGAAAGCACGACTTAGAAATCTTTATAAAGCCAAAAGAAAGGCATTAGGGGCTGAGAAGATGGCGGAGCAGTCCAAAAAGATCAAGGATGAACTCATGCGCTTTTTGGAATCTCATGGCCAGTTCAAGCATTTTCATATCTTTTTACCCATTGCCCGGCTTAATGAAATCGATACTTTTCCGATTGTGGAGGCACTTTTGTCAGCAGGCAATCGTGTTTATACTTCTGTTACAGATTTTTTGACTGGAGAGCTCAAGACCGTTGAAGTTGATACAAATACCACCTATTCAGTGGATAAGTGGGGTATTCCTGTGCCCAGTTCTCCGGTAGAAGTTTCACCAGAAAAGATTGAAGTTGTCTTGATACCGCTTCTGGCATATGATTTGGATGGTAATCGCATTGGGTATGGAAAAGGATTTTACGATCGGTTTTTATCTGGATTAAAACCTGAGGTTTTTAAGGTAGGATTATCGTATTTTGTACCTGAAGTTTCCATTCCGGTAGAAGAACATGATATTTGCATGAATATTTGTATTTTACCCAGCGGAATTATTGAATTTAATTAA
- a CDS encoding sugar phosphate isomerase/epimerase encodes MTNPIWIMTSAFDQLSLEEVIEKAKETGVQGLDVCVFRRDGTRDDFVATHMDYDNFSLDTAKATLSQFNTAGLSLSLGAFDNLIGGDPGQRIKNQNHLLKLIRMAHLMGGDANDIKVGTFVGYNHELGNQENGFEKNLEEYAKVFGPIIKYAEDLGVTVLYENCPMEGWRSAGHTGTFNNLPGVLAARKLMYAMIPSKSHGEIYDPSHDVWQHTDPVEVIKHTDMDRLKRIHVKSTRNNSDPYWGNMYPTQWVDKDLAQKAGVPTAQNEWDRHHYEATLPGFGVGDSMDWRKFINILQEKGFSGPFEIENEAGLSKGTGNMAAIMQGYKATVLNLSPILWPLTEEGYHYPKANFKEMKAVAAKDIPIVTMGDLK; translated from the coding sequence ATGACGAACCCTATTTGGATCATGACCTCGGCGTTTGATCAGTTAAGCTTGGAAGAGGTGATCGAAAAAGCAAAGGAAACCGGTGTGCAAGGATTGGATGTGTGCGTGTTCAGGCGAGACGGTACTCGGGATGATTTTGTGGCTACCCACATGGATTATGATAATTTTTCACTGGACACAGCCAAGGCTACTTTGTCCCAATTTAATACTGCTGGGCTTAGTCTTTCTTTAGGGGCTTTTGATAACCTGATTGGCGGTGATCCTGGCCAGAGGATCAAAAATCAAAACCATTTATTGAAATTGATCCGCATGGCCCATTTGATGGGGGGAGATGCCAATGATATCAAAGTAGGAACCTTTGTTGGCTATAACCATGAGTTGGGAAACCAAGAAAATGGTTTTGAAAAGAACCTGGAGGAATACGCCAAGGTTTTTGGCCCAATTATCAAATATGCAGAGGACTTGGGCGTGACGGTATTGTATGAAAACTGCCCTATGGAAGGCTGGCGCTCAGCTGGCCATACAGGGACTTTTAACAATTTGCCTGGGGTGTTGGCTGCCAGAAAGCTGATGTATGCCATGATTCCGAGCAAGTCGCATGGTGAGATTTATGATCCCTCTCATGATGTATGGCAACATACGGATCCTGTGGAAGTGATCAAACATACAGATATGGATCGCTTAAAACGTATCCATGTAAAGTCTACCAGAAATAACTCCGACCCTTACTGGGGTAATATGTATCCTACTCAATGGGTAGATAAAGATTTGGCCCAAAAAGCAGGTGTCCCCACTGCTCAAAACGAATGGGACAGGCACCATTATGAAGCCACTTTGCCAGGGTTTGGAGTGGGTGACAGTATGGATTGGAGGAAATTTATCAATATCCTTCAGGAAAAAGGTTTTTCTGGTCCTTTTGAAATAGAAAATGAAGCAGGTCTGTCCAAAGGAACGGGCAACATGGCGGCCATTATGCAGGGCTATAAGGCCACGGTATTGAACCTTAGCCCTATCTTATGGCCTTTGACGGAAGAAGGGTACCATTATCCAAAGGCCAATTTTAAAGAGATGAAGGCGGTGGCCGCCAAAGATATTCCTATCGTGACCATGGGTGATTTGAAATAG
- a CDS encoding BatD family protein — MKRTKYYLTLVFIWTSIISIAQAQDVRIDLGPDEIGLNETFSIKITISDEKIKSYDQFPEIPGFQKQGISQSSSMNVINGQMSSTNSIVQYYKPLKMGQFSLPNFTLQVNGNEVSSPGKTITVTDAKQSQQRQGSRDPFDDFFRRDEPQEQEFIELDDEAFFAMTVDKNEIYVGEGFNVSLAFFMAQSNQAPFDFYEPGKQLEEIVKKIKPTNAWEENFNITNIQPERVTIDGKVWTRFKVYESTFYPFNEGEIELPRVAWEMIKYKVAKNPTFFGNNRQQDFKTFYANGKTIKVKPLPPHPLKNEVSVGVYRLRENFDSKKVETGEGVTYDFGISGEGNINAIKPPKKMDIQKLNTFDPNERQQINRGRGKVTGIKQYEYYITVNEPGEVALKDHFEWIYFNTDKETYDTLRPSAVLNVVGESKINQSISSTRLGGIYDLIELEDNKLLNQRYKYYFSTFINILLVGAVILLIVMIMKKR, encoded by the coding sequence ATGAAAAGAACGAAATATTACCTCACTCTAGTATTCATTTGGACATCGATAATTTCCATTGCCCAAGCACAAGATGTAAGGATTGACTTAGGACCTGATGAGATAGGCTTGAACGAAACGTTCAGCATAAAAATAACAATTTCCGATGAGAAAATAAAGTCATATGATCAGTTTCCAGAGATACCGGGCTTCCAGAAGCAGGGAATTTCTCAGTCTTCTTCCATGAATGTGATCAATGGCCAAATGAGCAGTACCAATAGTATTGTTCAATACTACAAACCGCTGAAAATGGGGCAGTTTAGTCTACCTAATTTTACCCTTCAGGTCAATGGTAATGAGGTGTCTTCTCCTGGTAAAACCATCACAGTGACCGATGCCAAGCAAAGCCAGCAGCGACAGGGTTCCAGAGATCCATTTGATGACTTTTTCAGAAGAGATGAACCGCAAGAGCAAGAATTTATTGAGTTGGATGATGAGGCATTTTTTGCGATGACAGTGGACAAAAATGAAATTTATGTGGGCGAGGGCTTTAATGTGAGTTTGGCCTTTTTCATGGCCCAATCCAACCAGGCTCCCTTTGATTTTTATGAACCGGGAAAACAACTGGAGGAAATTGTCAAGAAAATCAAGCCGACCAATGCTTGGGAGGAAAACTTCAATATTACCAATATCCAGCCAGAGCGGGTGACCATTGATGGAAAGGTATGGACCCGCTTCAAAGTATATGAATCCACCTTCTATCCTTTCAATGAGGGCGAGATCGAATTGCCGCGAGTGGCTTGGGAGATGATCAAGTACAAGGTGGCTAAAAACCCTACTTTCTTTGGGAATAACAGGCAACAGGATTTTAAGACCTTCTATGCTAATGGCAAGACCATTAAAGTTAAGCCTTTGCCTCCTCACCCACTGAAAAATGAGGTGAGTGTGGGAGTTTACAGGCTACGGGAAAATTTTGACTCCAAAAAAGTAGAAACTGGCGAAGGCGTAACCTATGATTTTGGGATCAGTGGGGAAGGAAACATCAATGCCATCAAGCCTCCCAAGAAGATGGATATTCAAAAGCTAAACACTTTTGACCCGAATGAACGACAGCAAATCAACCGGGGAAGAGGTAAAGTGACCGGGATCAAACAGTATGAATACTATATCACCGTCAATGAGCCCGGAGAAGTAGCTTTGAAGGATCACTTTGAGTGGATTTACTTTAATACGGACAAAGAAACCTATGATACCCTAAGGCCAAGTGCGGTCTTGAACGTGGTGGGTGAGAGCAAAATCAATCAATCAATATCTTCCACGCGCCTGGGAGGAATCTATGATTTAATAGAACTAGAGGACAATAAGCTTTTAAACCAACGATATAAGTATTATTTTTCGACTTTTATCAACATACTACTGGTTGGCGCAGTGATTTTACTGATCGTCATGATTATGAAAAAGAGGTAA
- the aroC gene encoding chorismate synthase, with amino-acid sequence MGNSFGRVFRISTFGESHGKGLGVIIDGCPAGLPIDEEFIRQELQRRKPGQSKITTQRKEEDECQILSGVFEGKSTGTPIAIIIMNTDQKSKDYSHIADKYRPSHADFTYQEKFGNRDYRGGGRSSARETAARVAAGAVAKMFLKHVGVEINAYVSQAGHIKLDKPYQELDFAEIEKNIVRCPDPEVANEMIEYIDEIRKNRDTVGGVVSCVAKQVPVGLGEPVFDRLHADLGKAMLSINAVKGFEYGSGFEGVSMRGSEHNDEFYQEGDRVRTKTNYSGGIQGGISNGEDIYFRVAFKPVATIMKDQDSVNQAGEAVTVSGKGRHDPCVVPRAVPIVEAMTALVLADFLLLKRMNKLEA; translated from the coding sequence ATGGGTAATTCATTTGGAAGAGTATTTAGGATAAGCACCTTTGGAGAATCACATGGCAAAGGGCTTGGCGTTATTATAGATGGCTGTCCTGCAGGGCTGCCAATAGATGAGGAGTTTATCAGACAAGAGCTGCAGCGCAGAAAGCCCGGGCAGTCCAAGATCACCACACAACGGAAAGAGGAGGATGAATGTCAAATCCTTTCTGGCGTGTTTGAAGGCAAAAGTACTGGTACGCCCATCGCGATCATCATCATGAACACGGACCAGAAGAGCAAGGACTATTCGCATATTGCTGACAAGTATCGTCCTTCCCATGCTGATTTTACCTATCAGGAAAAATTTGGGAATCGCGATTACCGCGGTGGAGGAAGAAGTAGCGCCAGAGAAACTGCTGCAAGAGTAGCTGCCGGTGCAGTTGCTAAAATGTTTCTTAAGCATGTTGGTGTAGAGATCAATGCTTATGTTAGTCAGGCGGGGCATATCAAGCTGGATAAGCCTTATCAGGAATTGGACTTTGCTGAAATTGAGAAAAACATTGTGCGCTGTCCAGATCCTGAAGTGGCCAATGAAATGATCGAATACATTGATGAAATCAGGAAGAACCGGGATACGGTAGGTGGCGTGGTGAGCTGCGTGGCCAAGCAAGTGCCAGTGGGCTTAGGTGAGCCGGTTTTTGATCGACTTCATGCCGATTTGGGAAAGGCGATGCTCAGCATCAATGCCGTCAAAGGCTTCGAATATGGCAGTGGCTTTGAAGGGGTAAGCATGAGGGGGTCTGAGCACAATGATGAGTTTTACCAGGAAGGAGATAGGGTGAGGACCAAGACCAATTATTCAGGTGGAATTCAAGGAGGCATTTCAAATGGTGAAGATATTTATTTCCGCGTAGCCTTCAAGCCTGTGGCCACCATTATGAAAGACCAGGACAGTGTCAATCAGGCAGGAGAAGCGGTTACCGTTTCTGGTAAAGGAAGGCATGACCCTTGTGTGGTGCCTCGCGCGGTACCGATCGTGGAAGCAATGACTGCCTTGGTACTAGCAGATTTCTTATTGTTGAAGCGAATGAATAAATTGGAAGCTTAA
- a CDS encoding dicarboxylate/amino acid:cation symporter, which translates to MFKKIPLHTQIIIGLVLGLIFGLVVIKTEMSPDFTIDFIKPIGTIFINALKMIAVPLVLASLIVGVSNLGDITKLGRIGGKTISAYMVTTVIAVTVGLLFVNIFAPGKSLPTETRERLMEQFNEVVGDKSSQAAELQEQSPLKPLVDIVPENVFLSATDNGSMLQVVFFAIIVGIALLEIPKSKASPVIAFFDGMNDVIIKIVGYIMLIAPYGVFALMASLIVEIAGDNPDSAIELLFALLKYSLLVVAGLLTMIILVYPTILKVFTKVKYRDFFQALRPAQLLAFSTSSSSATLPVTMKQVEEEIGVSEEVSSFVLPLGATINMDGTCLYQGVAAAFIAQALGMDLTLTQQLMIVLTATLASIGTAGVPGAGLIMLLIVLESIGVPSAGLALILAPDRILDMFRTVVNVTGDATVCTVVASTEGELPEGLIRESNPLTSTPE; encoded by the coding sequence ATGTTTAAAAAAATACCCCTTCATACTCAAATTATCATTGGCCTGGTCTTGGGGCTGATTTTCGGTTTAGTTGTCATCAAAACCGAAATGTCACCGGACTTTACCATTGACTTTATCAAGCCCATTGGTACTATTTTTATCAATGCATTGAAAATGATAGCCGTTCCATTGGTACTGGCATCTTTGATCGTGGGGGTATCTAACTTGGGAGACATTACCAAGCTGGGAAGAATTGGTGGAAAAACCATTAGTGCTTATATGGTCACTACCGTAATAGCGGTGACCGTGGGCTTGTTATTCGTGAATATTTTTGCTCCAGGAAAAAGCTTGCCAACAGAAACCCGGGAAAGGTTGATGGAACAATTCAATGAGGTAGTGGGCGATAAATCTTCACAGGCTGCTGAACTGCAGGAACAGAGCCCATTGAAACCTTTGGTGGACATTGTTCCAGAAAATGTCTTCTTATCAGCTACTGATAATGGCAGCATGCTTCAGGTGGTATTTTTTGCGATTATAGTGGGGATAGCATTATTGGAGATACCTAAGTCAAAGGCTAGCCCTGTAATAGCGTTTTTCGATGGGATGAACGATGTCATCATCAAAATAGTGGGCTATATCATGCTGATTGCGCCCTATGGCGTTTTTGCCCTAATGGCTTCACTGATTGTGGAGATTGCAGGGGATAATCCCGATTCGGCCATCGAGTTGCTATTTGCCTTGCTAAAATATAGTTTACTGGTAGTGGCAGGCTTATTGACCATGATCATTTTGGTTTATCCAACCATCTTGAAGGTTTTTACCAAAGTAAAGTACAGGGATTTCTTCCAAGCGTTGAGACCCGCTCAATTATTGGCTTTTTCCACTAGTTCGAGTTCGGCGACATTGCCAGTAACCATGAAGCAAGTGGAAGAGGAAATAGGAGTTTCAGAAGAGGTAAGTAGTTTTGTCTTACCCTTAGGGGCTACCATCAACATGGATGGTACCTGTTTGTACCAAGGTGTGGCTGCTGCATTTATTGCCCAAGCTCTGGGGATGGACCTGACCTTGACACAGCAGTTGATGATTGTGTTGACGGCTACTTTGGCATCTATTGGGACTGCAGGAGTGCCAGGAGCTGGATTGATCATGTTATTGATTGTACTCGAATCTATTGGTGTGCCTTCAGCAGGTTTAGCTTTGATCCTTGCCCCAGACAGGATTCTGGACATGTTCAGGACAGTGGTCAATGTAACCGGAGATGCTACGGTATGTACCGTTGTGGCCAGTACAGAAGGAGAATTGCCAGAAGGATTGATCAGGGAATCCAATCCTTTGACATCTACACCAGAATAA
- a CDS encoding NifU family protein, whose translation MLQAQKKPVHIYMEANPNPNSLKFVVNFMLTDDGVSFDYPDEKSTENSPLAKELFNFAAVERVFITSNFVTVTKTDDVDWPEIQDHIREHIKQYLEAGKSAVNVVLDKDPLFDENDSETVKKIKGILDEYIRPAVEQDGGAIIFHSFHEGTVKVLLQGACSGCPSSTVTLKAGIENLLTRMLPDEVKTVEAEGI comes from the coding sequence ATGTTACAAGCGCAGAAAAAGCCGGTACATATTTATATGGAAGCCAACCCCAACCCAAATTCACTGAAATTTGTGGTAAACTTTATGTTGACAGATGATGGGGTAAGCTTTGATTATCCTGATGAGAAGAGCACCGAAAACTCTCCTCTTGCCAAGGAGCTTTTCAACTTTGCGGCGGTAGAGCGAGTATTTATCACCTCTAATTTTGTGACGGTGACCAAGACAGATGATGTGGACTGGCCGGAAATCCAGGATCATATCCGGGAACATATCAAACAATACTTGGAAGCAGGTAAATCCGCTGTAAATGTAGTTTTGGATAAAGATCCGTTGTTTGATGAAAACGATAGTGAGACAGTAAAGAAAATCAAAGGAATCTTGGACGAATACATTCGGCCTGCAGTAGAACAAGATGGTGGTGCAATTATCTTCCACAGTTTTCATGAAGGAACGGTGAAGGTGCTGTTACAGGGTGCTTGTTCAGGTTGTCCTTCAAGCACGGTAACTTTGAAAGCGGGGATAGAGAATCTTTTGACCAGAATGTTGCCTGATGAGGTGAAAACCGTAGAGGCAGAAGGAATCTAA
- a CDS encoding DUF3810 domain-containing protein, with protein sequence MLRKNWTWTILGVTCLIIRYFAVRFPEDTEHFYSRNFFPVIRNVIDISIARLPFPTIYLFFLGLLIAFGYYLWKIRLRKGWLAKLLFTGRCTLNFIGFLVFLFLFLWGFNYQRVPIFEQLDLKPKALEKEVLVRELELTRNILHQLRPHITEDTTAIGSTIPYKNLEKVVRATIRENLYMMGLNFTGNPRTKELYPGGLLRKLGILGIYFPFVGESYIDPTMHPLEKPFTIAHEMAHSYGVTNEGEANFIGWVICSNSDNPLLQYSGQLRLLSYQLNDLYRLDAPGYRQFITTLDKGLRNDLIDISENHRQIEAISLELSRKSNDLFLKSQGVKAGVKSYAQLPMLAYAWRNKLKGME encoded by the coding sequence ATGCTAAGGAAAAACTGGACCTGGACCATATTGGGTGTCACCTGTTTGATTATTCGGTATTTTGCTGTTCGGTTTCCTGAGGATACTGAACATTTTTACTCTAGAAATTTTTTTCCTGTCATCAGAAATGTCATTGACATAAGTATTGCACGCTTGCCTTTTCCTACTATCTATTTGTTCTTTTTAGGACTCTTGATTGCCTTTGGCTATTACCTTTGGAAAATTAGATTGAGGAAAGGTTGGCTGGCCAAGTTGCTTTTTACAGGCAGGTGTACCTTGAATTTTATAGGCTTTCTGGTTTTTTTATTTCTCTTCCTATGGGGTTTTAACTATCAAAGGGTTCCTATCTTTGAACAATTGGACTTAAAACCCAAGGCACTTGAGAAAGAAGTATTGGTGAGGGAATTGGAGCTTACCAGAAATATTCTTCACCAACTTCGGCCACATATCACTGAGGATACCACTGCGATTGGAAGTACTATTCCTTATAAAAACCTGGAAAAGGTAGTCCGGGCAACCATTAGGGAAAACCTCTATATGATGGGCCTCAATTTTACAGGAAATCCAAGGACAAAGGAGTTGTATCCCGGAGGATTGTTGAGAAAGCTTGGGATATTGGGCATTTACTTTCCCTTTGTGGGGGAGAGCTATATTGACCCGACCATGCACCCTTTGGAGAAGCCATTTACCATTGCCCATGAGATGGCCCATAGTTATGGGGTGACCAATGAAGGAGAGGCGAACTTTATTGGCTGGGTGATTTGCTCCAATAGCGATAACCCACTGTTGCAATATTCTGGCCAGCTCAGATTACTGAGTTATCAACTCAATGACTTGTATCGCTTGGATGCACCGGGTTACCGACAATTTATTACTACTTTGGATAAAGGACTAAGGAATGATCTGATAGATATTTCAGAAAATCATAGGCAAATTGAAGCGATTTCCTTGGAGCTCAGTAGAAAATCAAATGACCTTTTCTTGAAATCCCAAGGAGTGAAGGCAGGTGTCAAAAGTTACGCCCAATTGCCCATGCTGGCCTATGCATGGAGAAATAAGCTCAAAGGGATGGAGTAA
- a CDS encoding M23 family metallopeptidase — protein sequence MNRFIFVTILFFGVGISVQAQDLKVESERDRDNNISLICDNSTSGVYTLLIDVPRHDNLKPNSSLPAVKTVQRGRTKVLELDRINPNQSDGLQYSYRYYKGFIKSKLEDVTYSLPFPDRSLARGVEFSHLKEYLNTGEKPDGFYAVGFFFEEETPVLASRKGLVIEVTDDQIVTKKNLIYSRVKNSVEILHDDGTFTIISVMKPGSIKVEPGQEVNVGDVLGLSGGENYDSGYHIRLLTQRLVRKNREELAYENIVMKFLDANQGAVKISSGNTYEATFPEELITAEMSKRDYKRWLKTQ from the coding sequence ATGAATCGATTCATTTTTGTGACTATCCTGTTTTTCGGGGTGGGTATAAGTGTTCAGGCGCAAGATTTAAAAGTAGAAAGTGAGCGTGACAGGGACAATAACATTTCATTGATCTGTGATAATAGCACTTCTGGTGTCTATACACTATTGATTGATGTACCTCGTCATGATAATTTAAAGCCTAATAGTTCTTTGCCGGCTGTAAAGACCGTCCAGCGTGGCAGAACCAAGGTTTTGGAACTGGATAGGATCAACCCTAACCAAAGTGATGGACTCCAGTACAGCTATCGGTACTATAAGGGATTTATCAAATCTAAGTTGGAGGATGTGACTTATAGTCTGCCATTTCCAGATCGGAGTTTAGCCAGGGGTGTTGAATTTAGCCATCTCAAAGAATATTTGAATACGGGAGAGAAGCCTGATGGATTTTATGCTGTAGGCTTTTTCTTTGAAGAAGAAACACCTGTTTTGGCATCTAGAAAAGGACTTGTAATAGAAGTAACCGATGACCAAATTGTCACCAAAAAGAACCTCATTTATAGTCGAGTGAAAAACAGTGTCGAGATATTACATGATGATGGGACTTTTACCATAATATCTGTGATGAAGCCAGGGTCCATCAAGGTGGAGCCTGGGCAAGAGGTCAATGTGGGAGATGTATTGGGCCTTTCTGGAGGAGAAAACTATGATTCCGGTTATCATATCAGACTTTTGACGCAAAGGTTGGTGAGGAAAAATAGGGAAGAGTTGGCCTATGAAAATATAGTCATGAAATTTCTCGATGCCAACCAAGGAGCGGTAAAGATCAGCAGTGGAAATACTTATGAAGCTACTTTTCCAGAGGAACTGATTACAGCCGAGATGAGCAAAAGAGACTATAAAAGATGGCTCAAGACTCAGTGA
- a CDS encoding DMT family transporter, producing the protein MTPNTTGDQTLRSWLLLALLSLIWGSSFILIKKGLVVFSAGEVGAYRIVSAALVLLPLSLPRLKKLNKKQVGNLIVAGLVGSFIPAFLFAKAQTQLSSSITGVLNALTPLFVVIIGALFFGSKITGRNSLGLIIAFIGVVVLISVKEGSSFSGFADINGYAFFVILATLCYGINLNIIKHWFVALKPVEITAISLLLVLPVALLYLMAGTEFSMKVVHEEGALLAVGYLTILGVLGTAIALIIFNGLVKIATPVFASMVTYLIPIVAIAWGVIDGEVLLPGHYIGIVAVILGVWIGNRKKKQKTVTES; encoded by the coding sequence ATGACTCCCAACACTACTGGTGATCAAACGCTGCGTAGCTGGCTATTGCTAGCGCTGCTTTCCTTGATATGGGGAAGTTCCTTTATCCTAATCAAGAAAGGGCTGGTTGTCTTTTCTGCTGGAGAGGTGGGGGCTTACAGGATTGTTTCTGCCGCTTTGGTACTTTTACCACTTTCATTGCCTCGGCTGAAAAAACTGAACAAAAAGCAGGTAGGTAACCTTATCGTAGCAGGCTTGGTGGGCAGCTTTATCCCTGCCTTTCTTTTTGCAAAAGCTCAGACCCAATTGAGCAGCTCCATCACAGGCGTGCTCAATGCCCTCACTCCATTGTTTGTTGTCATTATCGGTGCTTTATTCTTTGGTTCAAAAATCACGGGAAGAAACAGTCTCGGATTGATCATTGCCTTTATCGGAGTAGTAGTCCTGATCAGTGTAAAGGAAGGCTCCAGTTTCAGTGGCTTTGCTGATATCAATGGCTATGCCTTCTTTGTCATTTTGGCTACCCTTTGCTATGGCATCAATTTGAACATCATCAAGCATTGGTTTGTGGCTTTAAAGCCAGTTGAGATCACAGCAATCTCTTTATTGTTAGTGCTCCCAGTAGCATTGCTCTACTTAATGGCCGGCACTGAGTTTTCCATGAAAGTAGTCCACGAAGAAGGGGCTTTGCTAGCAGTAGGCTACTTGACCATTCTCGGTGTGCTGGGCACCGCCATCGCCCTGATCATCTTCAATGGATTGGTCAAAATAGCTACTCCCGTTTTTGCCAGCATGGTCACTTACCTGATACCTATTGTAGCCATAGCCTGGGGAGTGATTGACGGCGAAGTGCTTCTGCCGGGACATTATATCGGCATAGTAGCCGTAATTCTAGGTGTATGGATTGGGAATAGGAAGAAAAAACAAAAAACTGTCACTGAGTCTTGA